In one window of Paraflavitalea soli DNA:
- a CDS encoding metallophosphoesterase encodes MKTKDLFCLTGWLLCTQLCWSQSKAISENKIVIIEGPIQTRADLLTLNVNPFRYDRFAPWIVKEIKQPLKNGYVRWEVNTKVPVALMNGFFSRNMAYLAEPGDAIYITHCDNNISFSGKGSEKFRLSKMVEAFLDTIKRSPEGLSDGDRAPASSLDDYLAWNDYLNRKTKAWLILLNNERKNISEIAYLDLKDRVLRHIEKIRMHKFHSIRRSAIIGRVNQYGLSNEDLCRIYDSTMDNPSSKWLRFERNYIFPSDYPWEMLHDENYRRRGIFFNTNESDTAVLGRDPADAFVSIYNMIKEKYKGIVRESLLAYTFYDNGGALKALGFTPKIEAILADYYAQPGYPDFKKCVREVELEQRGKWNLINAPAFRLTDSSGKMFNSNQTKGKVVVLDFWFTGCSGCVQMAPAMRRVEEYFSKDTNIIFLSISIDKRKEQWKKSIAQGKYTSGTGLQLYTEGEGSRHEVIKKLLVESYPALEVIDQNGLFVKSEKRKIDPRNDSGKAMIAFLQKQLAILKDGPYIFYEGENAVAYSINAAEFSKQYFTKSNPAQLQVQTDGPNTFTVVIKPFLETEAAEYPKPEKLFVLSDVEGNFDQFRKLLQCNKVIDSNYNWIFGNGHLVFAGDMFDRGLQVTECLWLIYSLEEKARAVGGYVHFILGNHEIMNLQGQHDYVKAKYETNAMLIGKRLIQLYNEDSELGKWLRTKNVVEKIGNILFVHGGISQKINHLSLGVAEINKLARLYYAINKPKYEYNNQEINSIMNPKTSPFWYRSYYDGKEGMEATIDSTLLKFNVNHIVTGHTIVADTISVHYGGKVINTDTHHSESKSEALFIDGGNYYRVNDKGARILLFSENGKSLSNVVAD; translated from the coding sequence ATGAAAACGAAGGACCTATTTTGCCTGACGGGTTGGCTATTATGCACTCAATTATGCTGGTCGCAAAGCAAGGCAATAAGCGAAAACAAGATTGTGATAATTGAAGGCCCTATTCAAACTCGGGCAGACCTTTTAACGCTAAATGTCAATCCATTTCGTTATGATCGTTTTGCCCCTTGGATAGTTAAGGAGATTAAACAGCCTTTAAAAAATGGATATGTCAGATGGGAAGTGAATACAAAAGTGCCTGTAGCCTTAATGAATGGATTCTTCTCCCGTAATATGGCTTATCTCGCCGAACCGGGTGATGCAATATACATTACTCACTGTGATAATAATATAAGTTTTTCCGGCAAAGGTTCGGAGAAATTTAGGCTTAGTAAAATGGTCGAAGCGTTTTTAGATACCATTAAAAGATCACCGGAAGGCCTTTCAGATGGGGATAGGGCACCTGCTTCATCATTAGATGATTACCTTGCTTGGAATGATTATTTGAACAGAAAGACTAAGGCTTGGTTAATATTGTTGAACAACGAAAGGAAAAATATTTCAGAGATTGCCTATTTAGATTTAAAAGATCGCGTACTTAGGCATATTGAAAAGATTAGAATGCATAAATTTCATTCTATCAGAAGATCTGCGATAATTGGACGAGTTAACCAGTATGGACTATCTAATGAAGACCTTTGTAGAATTTATGATTCTACTATGGACAATCCCTCATCTAAGTGGCTTCGATTCGAGCGTAATTACATTTTCCCTTCTGATTACCCCTGGGAAATGTTGCATGATGAAAATTATAGAAGGCGCGGGATTTTTTTTAATACGAATGAATCAGATACAGCCGTATTGGGCCGTGATCCTGCCGATGCGTTTGTTTCGATATATAACATGATAAAGGAGAAATATAAGGGTATTGTAAGAGAAAGCCTCTTAGCTTATACCTTTTATGATAATGGAGGTGCGCTTAAAGCATTAGGTTTTACTCCTAAAATAGAAGCTATTCTTGCGGATTATTATGCTCAGCCTGGATACCCTGACTTTAAGAAGTGTGTTAGAGAAGTTGAATTGGAACAAAGGGGAAAATGGAATCTTATCAATGCCCCTGCATTCAGGTTGACAGATTCCTCCGGGAAAATGTTCAATAGCAATCAAACAAAAGGTAAAGTGGTAGTTTTGGATTTTTGGTTTACTGGCTGTAGTGGTTGTGTGCAGATGGCGCCTGCCATGCGTAGAGTGGAAGAATATTTTTCGAAAGATACAAATATTATTTTTCTTAGCATATCCATTGATAAAAGGAAAGAGCAATGGAAAAAAAGTATAGCACAAGGGAAATATACAAGCGGCACCGGATTGCAGTTGTATACTGAAGGAGAAGGAAGCAGGCATGAAGTGATTAAAAAGCTGCTGGTAGAGAGTTATCCTGCACTGGAAGTGATAGATCAAAACGGGTTATTTGTCAAATCTGAAAAGCGAAAAATCGACCCCCGAAATGATAGCGGAAAGGCTATGATTGCGTTTCTGCAAAAACAATTAGCAATTTTAAAAGATGGCCCCTATATTTTTTATGAAGGGGAAAATGCAGTAGCTTATTCTATAAATGCAGCCGAATTTTCAAAACAATATTTTACAAAATCTAATCCGGCTCAATTGCAAGTACAGACTGATGGACCTAATACATTTACAGTTGTAATAAAACCATTTCTTGAAACGGAAGCAGCCGAATATCCCAAACCAGAAAAATTATTTGTATTGTCGGACGTAGAAGGAAATTTTGATCAGTTCAGAAAGTTGCTGCAATGCAATAAGGTGATCGATAGCAACTACAATTGGATATTTGGCAATGGTCACCTAGTATTTGCAGGCGATATGTTTGACAGGGGGCTGCAGGTAACAGAATGCCTGTGGTTGATCTATTCACTGGAAGAAAAAGCAAGAGCTGTTGGTGGTTATGTACACTTTATACTTGGTAATCATGAGATAATGAACCTTCAAGGGCAACATGATTATGTAAAAGCCAAATATGAAACCAACGCTATGTTGATTGGTAAGAGGTTGATTCAATTATATAATGAAGATAGTGAGCTGGGTAAATGGCTGCGTACAAAAAATGTAGTTGAAAAAATTGGGAATATTTTATTTGTACATGGAGGCATTTCCCAAAAAATAAATCACCTCTCATTGGGAGTTGCCGAAATTAATAAACTGGCTAGACTTTACTATGCTATAAACAAGCCTAAATACGAGTACAATAATCAAGAAATAAATAGCATTATGAACCCAAAAACCAGCCCTTTCTGGTATCGCAGTTATTATGATGGCAAAGAGGGAATGGAAGCAACTATAGACAGCACTCTTCTGAAATTTAATGTCAATCATATTGTCACAGGCCACACTATCGTTGCCGATACGATCAGTGTACATTATGGCGGTAAAGTCATCAATACCGATACGCATCATTCCGAAAGCAAAAGTGAGGCCTTATTTATTGACGGTGGTAACTATTATCGTGTAAATGACAAAGGCGCAAGGATATTATTATTTTCCGAAAACGGAAAAAGTTTATCTAATGTAGTTGCTGATTAG
- a CDS encoding RagB/SusD family nutrient uptake outer membrane protein, whose amino-acid sequence MKQSKYLLFLLIAITIGACKKSFLEVTDNSNINRQAYVKDLNSLQEFMNGVYLMLSAKYEQGSEEAYPGLIADELKVSSISTPLAMHNNWSQVKDAIQAANFTSMNLSWMNYYNIIRACNFVIENVGKYTSENPDKGNSIKGQALAIRAMIHLRLVNIFAQNYSFTADASHSGIPYITTSDITKAYSRQTVAEVYQNMITDLEAAIPLMPIKVSDTRYMNAPAAKALLARIYLYKEDFVKAKSLSIELISQHPLMSINAGYPVDMFKYKQQPEQTEVLFQITPITNDYASSDFIGIYFVIDYFRATADIATILMENTKDPRRSWVTQSGGNWMVTKFPAGVAGGLAYDPSIDYYVPVVRSSEMFLTAAEASAKTNDETNARLYLNAIRKRADPTIADIVVGGPALLDSICKERRKEFCFEGFRMWDLQRWKLAVQRTDVVDGFQKTLPYPSEKAIAPIPGQDVNLMGLNQNPGY is encoded by the coding sequence ATGAAACAGTCAAAATATCTTCTATTCCTGCTAATTGCTATAACCATTGGTGCCTGCAAGAAAAGCTTCCTTGAAGTAACGGACAATAGCAACATCAATAGGCAAGCCTATGTTAAAGACCTAAATAGTCTGCAGGAATTTATGAATGGTGTTTATCTAATGTTAAGTGCCAAATATGAACAAGGTTCTGAAGAAGCATATCCGGGATTAATTGCAGATGAGCTTAAAGTATCTAGCATAAGTACGCCTTTGGCTATGCACAATAATTGGTCTCAAGTCAAAGACGCAATTCAAGCTGCCAACTTTACTTCCATGAACCTTTCCTGGATGAACTACTATAACATAATAAGGGCATGCAACTTTGTAATTGAAAATGTTGGAAAATATACATCAGAGAATCCAGATAAAGGCAATAGTATTAAGGGGCAGGCCCTCGCAATCCGGGCAATGATACATCTTAGGCTAGTAAATATATTTGCACAGAACTATTCTTTTACAGCTGATGCCTCTCATTCCGGCATCCCATATATCACCACCTCTGATATTACAAAAGCCTATAGCAGACAAACTGTTGCGGAAGTATACCAAAACATGATCACAGACCTTGAAGCGGCCATCCCATTAATGCCTATTAAGGTTTCCGACACCCGTTATATGAATGCCCCGGCTGCTAAGGCTTTATTGGCACGTATTTATCTCTACAAAGAAGACTTTGTTAAGGCAAAAAGCCTTTCTATTGAATTGATTAGTCAGCATCCTTTGATGAGTATTAACGCAGGTTATCCAGTGGACATGTTTAAGTATAAACAGCAGCCAGAACAAACAGAAGTTTTATTCCAGATTACACCTATTACCAATGATTACGCATCCAGTGATTTTATCGGTATTTACTTTGTTATAGATTACTTTAGGGCTACCGCCGATATTGCAACTATATTAATGGAAAATACAAAGGATCCTAGGAGAAGTTGGGTGACTCAATCTGGGGGGAATTGGATGGTGACTAAGTTTCCTGCAGGAGTCGCTGGAGGACTTGCTTATGACCCATCAATAGATTACTATGTTCCTGTGGTACGCTCTTCAGAAATGTTCCTTACTGCTGCAGAAGCAAGTGCGAAAACAAACGACGAAACCAATGCCAGATTATATTTAAACGCAATCCGTAAAAGAGCGGATCCTACGATTGCTGATATAGTAGTTGGCGGACCAGCTTTACTCGATTCCATTTGTAAAGAAAGAAGAAAAGAGTTTTGCTTTGAAGGATTCAGAATGTGGGACCTGCAAAGATGGAAGCTGGCAGTGCAGCGAACAGATGTAGTTGATGGCTTCCAAAAAACTCTACCTTATCCTAGCGAAAAAGCGATTGCTCCTATTCCCGGTCAGGATGTAAATTTAATGGGCCTGAACCAAAATCCCGGCTATTAG
- a CDS encoding SusC/RagA family TonB-linked outer membrane protein, with protein sequence MQLSTTTDHHRLQASRITCYLRKHWQYFTLATLALLLIFNVQARAGELPPQDITLSFRDATLDKVFREIRKQTGYSFVYTESELQKASKVTINVANSSLDNVLGLCFKDQPLTYTIVEKIVIVKPRGDKPTAVPVVHNIVTDPKKITMRGRVMNEKGDPLPGATITVRRSDMTTTTDWDGYFNLSEIEDDAVLVISSVGHVTQQVKVKALNMEIRLPIAVKEEEEVVVAYNKISSRSNTGAVTVVKGEQIATLPNRSFDKSLQGLVPGLLVTSGNGQPGGPTSNFMLRGIATGGQPTNGETFRNPLIIVDGVPVQQEPASAPANYTNRITNPLAQLNPSDIETISILKDAAAVALYGSQASNGVILVTTKRGKAGKTVFNFRHQTDISFALEGKIEMLNQQQYLELLFEAYKNTNPAITDAAILADLRKKFPVIIKAPGDTSFYPQSDWTGALLKKSALTMSNEISMSGGNDKSNFYLNLEYTKQNGVVKNTGYDRKSIRFNYEHRPTSWFKLGFNTALSYNIQEYSNSGFNSFLTTAAISPLNPIKNINGDYIYQYPWGLGRPARILAANPIAQSELDINNSTAYRGLSRLTAEIKLSRNITFNSSVGVDYMLNEAKEKNHPLLSSSKGFIQEQSFRTIGIINTNLVQFNKQWNNSHSLNVLGGQEVRIQNTKFSFISKTDLSGNPNLTELTGGNATFAEGNISKQNLVSYFGQINYGFREKYYLSSSLRSDGSSRFGKNNRFGTYWSVGAGWVVSAEPFMKSINGWLNYLKLRGSMGPAGNSSAITDQLRFDRLTLVNFMNGTAVFPAEGNPGNPSIQWEQTFTWDAGLELRVLKDRLNITADIYTRKTKNLIAYNINAPLAIGYYQLTGNIGDVKNSGLELSLSANIMQQKNFRWNISANWSSNQNKLTKALLPRAAISGTNLVNEVGYEYNSFYLREWAGVNPSNGRPMWIDSMGKSTENLSAAKPSIVGKAQPDGFGSINNLFAYKGISLSILVYYQYGSDVYVEPKLQNDGKDPYFNQTKSALNRWQKPGDIASVPRRLLNGQALTGSGTIIDRGTEASTRYLLDGDFVRLANIGLSYNLPRQWLERIRLSNVRIFVQGHNLATWTKYSGQDPENVGPSGLGSILYPQAKSYSIGLNVSF encoded by the coding sequence ATGCAACTCTCTACAACAACCGACCACCACCGACTGCAAGCCAGTCGCATCACCTGCTATCTGCGTAAGCACTGGCAGTATTTCACACTGGCCACTTTAGCATTGCTCCTCATTTTTAACGTTCAGGCAAGGGCAGGAGAGCTCCCTCCCCAGGATATCACCCTCTCTTTTCGTGATGCCACCCTCGACAAAGTATTCCGGGAAATACGTAAGCAAACAGGTTATAGCTTCGTCTATACCGAGAGTGAGTTGCAAAAGGCTTCCAAAGTAACCATCAATGTAGCCAACTCTTCCCTGGACAATGTATTGGGCCTCTGTTTCAAGGACCAACCGCTTACCTATACTATTGTAGAGAAAATAGTGATCGTTAAGCCCAGGGGCGACAAGCCAACAGCTGTTCCTGTGGTGCATAATATAGTTACTGATCCCAAAAAGATTACCATGCGTGGCAGGGTGATGAATGAAAAAGGTGATCCACTGCCTGGCGCTACTATCACGGTGCGCCGTAGTGATATGACTACTACTACTGACTGGGATGGTTATTTTAACCTCTCCGAGATTGAAGACGACGCAGTGCTCGTAATTAGCTCTGTAGGGCATGTGACCCAGCAAGTAAAAGTCAAGGCTTTGAATATGGAGATCCGGCTGCCCATTGCAGTAAAGGAAGAAGAGGAAGTCGTGGTAGCCTACAACAAAATATCTTCCCGTTCCAACACCGGCGCCGTGACCGTAGTCAAGGGCGAACAAATCGCCACCCTCCCCAACCGTAGCTTCGACAAGAGCCTGCAGGGCCTGGTGCCCGGCCTGCTCGTCACGAGCGGAAACGGCCAGCCCGGCGGCCCCACCAGCAATTTCATGCTGCGTGGCATTGCCACCGGTGGGCAGCCTACGAATGGCGAAACGTTCCGGAACCCGCTCATCATTGTGGATGGCGTGCCGGTACAACAGGAGCCGGCAAGTGCCCCTGCTAACTATACAAACAGAATTACAAATCCTTTGGCCCAGCTTAATCCTTCGGACATCGAAACCATCTCCATCCTGAAAGATGCTGCTGCTGTTGCGCTATATGGTTCGCAGGCTAGTAATGGCGTTATATTAGTAACTACTAAAAGAGGTAAAGCTGGCAAAACAGTTTTTAACTTCCGTCATCAGACAGATATATCTTTTGCATTGGAAGGAAAGATTGAAATGCTGAACCAACAACAATACCTGGAGTTATTATTTGAAGCCTATAAAAATACTAATCCTGCCATTACTGATGCAGCCATCTTAGCTGACCTACGAAAGAAATTTCCAGTGATAATAAAGGCACCAGGCGATACAAGTTTTTACCCCCAGTCAGACTGGACAGGAGCCTTGTTGAAGAAATCTGCTCTGACGATGAGCAATGAGATATCCATGTCAGGTGGCAATGATAAATCTAATTTCTATCTGAACCTTGAATATACAAAGCAAAATGGAGTAGTAAAGAATACTGGATATGATCGCAAATCGATTCGCTTTAATTATGAACATCGTCCCACATCCTGGTTTAAGCTCGGATTTAATACGGCCTTATCCTATAATATACAAGAATATTCAAATTCGGGCTTTAATAGTTTTCTCACTACAGCTGCTATTTCTCCATTAAATCCTATTAAAAATATTAATGGCGACTACATTTATCAATATCCGTGGGGCCTTGGACGCCCCGCTCGTATATTAGCTGCAAACCCCATTGCTCAATCTGAACTTGATATAAATAACAGTACCGCCTATAGAGGACTTAGCAGGTTAACTGCCGAAATTAAACTATCCCGTAATATTACCTTCAACTCTTCTGTCGGAGTGGATTATATGCTCAATGAGGCTAAAGAGAAAAATCATCCTCTTCTAAGTAGTTCAAAAGGATTTATTCAAGAACAATCTTTCAGGACAATTGGAATCATCAATACCAACCTAGTTCAGTTTAACAAACAATGGAATAACTCCCATAGCCTAAATGTCCTGGGGGGGCAAGAGGTTCGGATTCAGAATACCAAATTCTCTTTTATATCAAAAACTGATTTATCTGGTAACCCCAATCTAACTGAATTGACTGGGGGCAATGCTACCTTTGCTGAAGGCAATATCTCAAAACAAAATTTGGTATCCTATTTTGGCCAGATCAATTATGGGTTTCGTGAAAAATATTACCTCTCCAGTAGCCTTCGGTCAGATGGTTCTTCCCGATTTGGAAAAAATAATCGATTTGGAACTTACTGGTCTGTCGGAGCAGGTTGGGTAGTAAGTGCTGAACCTTTTATGAAATCAATAAATGGATGGTTAAATTACCTCAAATTACGTGGTAGTATGGGACCTGCTGGTAATTCTTCTGCTATTACAGATCAGTTACGATTTGACCGACTAACATTGGTGAATTTCATGAATGGGACTGCTGTTTTCCCGGCGGAGGGTAATCCGGGAAATCCAAGCATTCAATGGGAACAAACCTTTACTTGGGATGCAGGCCTTGAACTGAGGGTATTAAAAGATAGATTGAACATCACTGCTGATATTTATACCAGGAAAACAAAAAATCTGATAGCTTATAACATTAATGCTCCATTAGCAATAGGCTATTATCAGCTAACAGGCAATATAGGAGATGTAAAAAATAGCGGACTAGAATTGTCTCTTTCAGCGAACATTATGCAGCAAAAAAACTTTCGCTGGAACATTTCTGCCAATTGGAGCAGCAATCAAAATAAATTGACTAAGGCCCTTTTACCAAGGGCCGCAATCAGCGGAACAAACTTGGTGAATGAAGTAGGATATGAGTACAATTCATTTTACCTAAGGGAATGGGCAGGCGTAAACCCCTCTAATGGACGACCAATGTGGATAGATTCTATGGGTAAGTCGACTGAAAATTTATCTGCTGCTAAGCCTTCAATAGTCGGTAAAGCCCAGCCCGATGGATTTGGAAGTATTAATAACCTGTTCGCCTATAAAGGTATATCGTTGTCCATTTTAGTTTATTATCAATACGGTTCCGATGTTTATGTGGAGCCGAAGCTACAGAACGATGGGAAAGACCCCTATTTCAATCAAACAAAAAGTGCTTTGAATCGCTGGCAAAAACCGGGGGATATTGCCAGTGTTCCACGCCGACTCTTAAATGGTCAGGCCCTTACCGGATCGGGAACTATTATAGATCGAGGAACTGAAGCATCCACCCGCTATCTGTTGGATGGTGATTTTGTACGCCTCGCAAATATTGGGCTGAGTTATAATTTGCCCAGACAATGGTTGGAGCGCATTAGGCTATCAAATGTAAGAATATTTGTGCAAGGGCACAATTTAGCAACTTGGACAAAATATTCCGGTCAGGATCCGGAGAATGTCGGTCCATCAGGATTGGGGAGTATTCTTTATCCCCAAGCGAAGTCGTATTCCATTGGTCTTAATGTAAGTTTTTAA
- a CDS encoding FecR family protein, translated as MRKPLHPISSLIIKHLEGKASAEEKQALDSWINDSAENQELFDELCDEYRMSEDLSTHSEDKKATWAKILTLAPELQDAPVKQISWMRYAGVAGILLLIGLGVWYFNTGNKPAGQLVQTGNGRFKNDIPAPVGTNATLVLADGKQINLDAVNNGQVADQGAMQVVKQEDGTIEYRGSTQSTESNQNLAVLYNTIQTNKGGRYKIVLADNSIVWLNAVSSLKYPTTFPGEDRVVELTGEAYFEVAKSQLPKKPGAAAKRRPFIVKVNGMQVDVLGTHFNVMSYNDESAIRTTLLEGSVRVTPVPVSGGGLAAQRSQLLSPGQQATLSLKTDQVKVTETDTEEAVAWKNEVFVYSSSPIENIMREVARNYDVEVVYEGARPTDKFNVMGVPRNVPVSQILKVLELTDKVRFEIEGRKITVKRAS; from the coding sequence ATGCGGAAACCATTGCATCCAATATCGTCCCTGATTATAAAGCACCTGGAAGGAAAAGCCAGTGCGGAAGAAAAGCAGGCACTGGATAGTTGGATCAACGATTCAGCAGAGAACCAGGAATTGTTTGATGAATTGTGCGACGAGTACCGGATGAGTGAAGACCTCTCCACACACAGTGAAGACAAGAAAGCAACCTGGGCAAAGATATTAACCCTGGCGCCCGAACTGCAGGATGCACCAGTGAAGCAGATCAGTTGGATGCGTTATGCAGGTGTTGCTGGAATATTGTTGTTGATCGGATTGGGAGTTTGGTATTTTAATACAGGCAATAAGCCTGCCGGTCAACTGGTACAAACAGGTAATGGCAGGTTCAAGAATGATATACCGGCACCTGTTGGAACAAACGCAACCTTGGTATTGGCTGATGGGAAGCAAATTAACCTGGATGCGGTGAATAACGGACAAGTAGCAGATCAGGGAGCCATGCAGGTGGTGAAGCAGGAGGATGGAACCATTGAGTATCGTGGATCAACCCAGTCAACAGAAAGCAATCAGAATTTAGCTGTTCTTTATAATACTATTCAAACGAATAAAGGCGGACGGTATAAAATAGTATTGGCAGATAATAGCATCGTGTGGTTGAACGCTGTATCCTCTTTAAAATATCCAACTACATTCCCCGGAGAGGATCGTGTGGTAGAGCTAACCGGTGAAGCGTATTTTGAAGTAGCTAAGAGCCAATTGCCGAAAAAGCCAGGTGCTGCCGCCAAAAGAAGGCCCTTTATAGTTAAAGTGAACGGGATGCAGGTAGATGTATTGGGTACCCACTTCAATGTAATGAGTTATAACGACGAATCAGCTATAAGAACGACCCTGCTGGAAGGAAGTGTAAGAGTAACCCCTGTTCCCGTTTCAGGTGGTGGGCTTGCAGCCCAACGCTCTCAACTTCTTTCCCCCGGTCAACAGGCTACACTTAGCTTAAAGACAGATCAGGTGAAAGTAACCGAGACTGACACAGAAGAAGCAGTTGCCTGGAAAAACGAAGTTTTTGTATACAGCAGTTCGCCGATAGAAAACATTATGCGCGAAGTGGCCAGGAACTATGATGTGGAAGTGGTGTATGAGGGAGCCAGGCCTACCGATAAGTTCAATGTGATGGGTGTGCCGCGCAATGTACCAGTGAGTCAGATCTTGAAAGTATTGGAGCTGACGGATAAAGTGAGGTTTGAGATCGAAGGCCGGAAGATCACAGTTAAAAGAGCATCGTAA
- a CDS encoding Nramp family divalent metal transporter — translation MMNRLKNEQSLSEVHGSIDVNNKAIGWKRVLAFFGPAYLVSVGYMDPGNWATDLAGGSKFGYALVWVLLMSNIMALLLQSLSARLGIVRGRDLAQANRETYPKTINFFLYILAEVAIAATDLAEVLGMAIGIHLLTGIPIIWGVGITVLDTLLLLYLQKLGMRKMEVFIIGLVAVVGLSFFVEILLVKPNLTEVAAGFVPTFPNEEALYIAIGIIGATVMPHNLYLHSALVQTRKIDRTNKGIKQALKWSFVDSAIALNIAFLVNAAILVLAATAFFKNGIMVDQIKDAHQLLSGVLGSKVAPILFAIALIAAGQSSTVTGTLAGQIVMEGYLRLRINPWIRRLLTRLLAIVPAIVVIYIFGEKEVDYLLILSQVILSMQLGFAVIPLIHFVSDKKTMGAFAIKPIVQVAAWLIATVLVYLNIRMVINEAGKVFEHPGNLFWKVVIITGGILFLLLLVYTIFYPLLNRKAKIASIQMHPDVGGLKPLIVPTYKKIAVALEFGEHDSAILAHAIGQGRQDSEYVLIHIVESPTARILGKESDDFETRADEERLQFYIEQLSERGFVATGHLGFRHRAKEIVRLVKENQADMLVIGAHRHTGVKDWLYGETINSVRHELSIPVLVVNF, via the coding sequence ATGATGAATAGACTAAAAAACGAGCAGTCCCTCAGCGAGGTACATGGATCTATAGATGTCAACAACAAAGCGATCGGCTGGAAAAGAGTGCTAGCTTTTTTCGGACCCGCCTATCTCGTAAGCGTAGGATACATGGATCCCGGCAACTGGGCTACCGACCTGGCCGGCGGTAGCAAGTTTGGTTATGCACTCGTCTGGGTATTGCTGATGAGTAATATCATGGCCTTATTGCTCCAAAGCCTGTCTGCACGGCTGGGTATTGTTCGGGGGCGTGATCTGGCACAGGCCAACCGCGAAACCTATCCTAAGACCATTAATTTCTTCCTTTACATATTGGCCGAAGTGGCCATTGCCGCCACCGACCTGGCCGAAGTGCTGGGTATGGCCATCGGTATCCACTTGCTCACTGGCATCCCCATCATTTGGGGCGTAGGTATTACCGTATTGGATACCCTCCTGCTATTGTACCTCCAAAAGCTGGGCATGCGCAAAATGGAAGTGTTTATCATCGGCCTCGTGGCTGTGGTCGGACTATCCTTTTTTGTAGAGATATTATTGGTAAAACCCAACCTGACGGAAGTCGCCGCTGGTTTTGTGCCCACTTTTCCTAATGAGGAGGCCTTGTATATAGCCATCGGTATTATTGGCGCTACCGTCATGCCCCATAATCTTTACCTCCATTCTGCCCTTGTACAGACCCGCAAGATCGACCGGACCAATAAAGGCATTAAGCAGGCCCTGAAATGGAGTTTTGTCGATTCTGCCATTGCCCTCAACATTGCCTTCCTGGTCAATGCAGCCATCCTGGTACTGGCAGCCACCGCCTTCTTTAAGAATGGCATTATGGTCGATCAGATCAAAGATGCCCATCAACTCTTATCCGGCGTACTGGGATCAAAAGTTGCTCCCATATTATTTGCCATCGCCTTAATTGCTGCCGGACAAAGTTCTACCGTAACAGGTACCCTGGCCGGGCAAATCGTAATGGAAGGCTATCTCCGTTTGCGCATAAATCCGTGGATCCGCAGGTTGCTCACCCGGCTGCTGGCCATTGTGCCTGCCATCGTTGTTATTTATATTTTTGGAGAGAAAGAAGTCGATTACCTGCTCATCCTGAGCCAGGTGATCCTGAGCATGCAATTGGGGTTTGCCGTGATTCCCCTTATTCACTTTGTGAGCGATAAAAAGACCATGGGTGCATTTGCCATAAAGCCCATTGTGCAGGTCGCTGCCTGGCTCATCGCCACCGTATTGGTGTACCTCAATATCCGCATGGTGATCAACGAGGCCGGTAAAGTATTTGAGCATCCCGGCAATCTTTTCTGGAAAGTGGTGATCATTACCGGAGGCATACTCTTCCTGCTGTTGCTGGTGTATACCATTTTCTATCCCTTATTAAATAGAAAGGCGAAGATTGCATCCATACAAATGCACCCCGATGTGGGTGGACTTAAACCCCTTATTGTACCCACCTATAAAAAGATTGCAGTAGCCCTGGAGTTTGGAGAGCATGATTCTGCTATCCTGGCGCATGCAATAGGGCAGGGGAGGCAGGATTCTGAATACGTCCTTATTCATATTGTAGAAAGTCCTACTGCCAGGATATTGGGGAAGGAGAGCGATGATTTTGAAACCCGGGCCGATGAGGAGCGCTTACAGTTCTACATCGAGCAGTTGAGCGAACGTGGTTTTGTTGCTACAGGTCACCTTGGCTTCCGCCATCGTGCCAAAGAGATTGTGCGGCTGGTAAAAGAAAACCAGGCCGATATGCTGGTGATCGGCGCCCATCGTCACACCGGCGTGAAAGATTGGCTCTATGGCGAAACCATCAACTCCGTAAGACACGAACTCTCCATACCTGTATTGGTAGTAAATTTTTAA